The following proteins are encoded in a genomic region of Labeo rohita strain BAU-BD-2019 chromosome 5, IGBB_LRoh.1.0, whole genome shotgun sequence:
- the hs3st1l2 gene encoding heparan sulfate (glucosamine) 3-O-sulfotransferase 1-like 2, which produces MFWTLLLALILLLLLQAQLLVCLHELRASLSSVTSATPSGTSNGSALQRLPGAIIIGVRKGGTRALLEMLNLHPDVEVAKNEIHYFNLDENFRKGLDWYRAQMPITLPGQLTVEKTPGYFTAPLAPKRIWAMNPAVKLLLIIRDPAERLVSDYTQVLHNRIQQNKPYQPLEELLLSQGHINPKYKALQRSFYYQHLARWLELFPREQMHIVDGEALIRNPFPELQKAEKFLELPPRIKPDNFYFNVTKGFYCMLSAGHDKCLDESKGRPHAPLSNEAFQKLCRYLRVPNQIFFRMVGQRFDWC; this is translated from the coding sequence ATGTTTTGGACACTGCTTCTGGCTTTGATCCTACTGCTGTTGCTCCAGGCACAGCTGCTTGTTTGTCTACATGAACTGCGAGCCTCTCTGTCCTCAGTGACTTCAGCGACCCCTTCTGGAACTTCCAATGGCTCAGCTTTGCAACGCCTGCCGGGAGCCATAATCATCGGGGTGCGCAAAGGAGGCACCAGGGCCCTGCTGGAGATGCTCAACCTCCATCCAGATGTGGAAGTAGCTAAGAACGAGATCCACTACTTCAATCTGGATGAAAATTTTCGGAAGGGTCTGGATTGGTATCGTGCCCAGATGCCCATCACTCTCCCTGGGCAGTTGACGGTGGAAAAGACCCCTGGCTACTTCACAGCACCACTGGCCCCAAAGAGGATATGGGCCATGAATCCAGCTGTGAAACTGCTGCTGATCATTCGTGACCCTGCTGAGAGACTTGTATCAGACTACACGCAAGTTCTCCACAACCGAATTCAGCAAAACAAGCCATACCAGCCACTCGAAGAGCTGCTGCTATCACAAGGACACATCAATCCTAAATACAAAGCCCTTCAGAGGAGCTTTTACTACCAGCACCTTGCCAGATGGTTGGAGCTTTTTCCCAGGGAGCAGATGCACATTGTGGACGGAGAGGCACTGATTAGAAATCCGTTCCCTGAGCTGCAAAAGGCGGAGAAGTTTCTGGAACTTCCACCTCGGATAAAGCCAGACAATTTCTACTTTAATGTCACCAAGGGGTTTTATTGTATGCTGTCTGCGGGACACGACAAGTGCCTGGATGAGTCTAAAGGAAGACCACATGCACCACTTAGCAACGAGGCTTTCCAGAAGCTCTGCCGCTACTTGCGAGTTCCCAATCAAATCTTTTTCAGAATGGTGGGACAGAGGTTTGACTGGTGCTAA